Proteins from one Planctomyces sp. SH-PL62 genomic window:
- the aroE gene encoding shikimate dehydrogenase, which produces MAMICATIGRGRHSSVIEEWQAAAKAGAGLVELRVDCLRREPDLKRLLKDRFTPLVFTVRRGVDGGMWRGDEEKRLQILREAIALGVDYVDLENDVAAKIRRFGPTKRIVSYHNLKKTPEDLGEIVAACNECDPDVVKVAATATNLADVSRILQLGVDAQRPTITIAMGEMGRFTRVLNAKFGAPFTYAGFNRERVFAPGMPYVSELKKDYFYDQIDADTEVYGVIGDPIGHSLSPAVHNAAFRQLGLNKVLVPFQVPKGQLETFFRELEWLGIKGCSVTIPHKEDVIPLLKVKEGSVERTGSCNTVSIDADGVKTGFNTDYRAAMDSLEDAMGKTDAPDAPSPLLDKQVLLLGAGGVARSIAFGLTRRGASVTITNRHDERAAKLAEEVGCRSANWGLRATLLADVIVNCTPVGMHPDVDDTPLPPSAFQRSGTVVFDTIYHPENTMMLKLARERRCTTLTGVDMFVRQAALQFKVYTDRDAPLDVMRAALKRKLGPLKDE; this is translated from the coding sequence ATGGCGATGATCTGTGCGACGATCGGACGAGGCCGCCATTCCTCGGTGATCGAGGAGTGGCAGGCGGCGGCGAAGGCGGGCGCCGGGCTGGTGGAGCTGCGCGTCGACTGCCTTCGGCGCGAGCCCGACCTCAAGCGGCTGCTCAAGGATCGCTTCACGCCCCTGGTCTTCACCGTCCGCCGCGGCGTCGACGGCGGCATGTGGCGCGGCGACGAGGAGAAGCGGCTCCAGATCCTCCGCGAAGCCATCGCGCTGGGCGTCGATTACGTCGACCTGGAAAACGACGTCGCCGCCAAGATCCGCCGCTTCGGACCGACGAAGCGGATCGTCAGCTATCACAACCTCAAGAAGACCCCCGAAGACCTGGGCGAGATCGTCGCCGCTTGCAACGAATGCGACCCGGACGTCGTCAAGGTCGCGGCGACGGCCACCAACCTGGCCGACGTCTCCCGCATCCTCCAACTGGGAGTGGACGCCCAGCGGCCGACGATCACGATCGCGATGGGGGAGATGGGCCGGTTCACGAGGGTCCTGAACGCCAAGTTCGGGGCCCCGTTCACCTACGCCGGCTTCAACCGCGAGCGCGTCTTCGCGCCGGGCATGCCTTATGTGTCGGAGTTGAAGAAGGACTATTTCTACGACCAGATCGACGCCGACACCGAGGTCTACGGCGTGATCGGCGACCCGATCGGCCACAGCCTGAGCCCGGCCGTCCACAACGCCGCGTTCCGCCAACTCGGGCTGAACAAGGTCCTGGTGCCGTTCCAGGTCCCCAAGGGGCAGCTCGAAACCTTCTTTCGCGAGCTGGAGTGGCTGGGGATCAAGGGGTGCAGCGTCACCATCCCCCACAAGGAGGACGTCATCCCCTTGCTCAAGGTCAAGGAGGGGTCGGTCGAGCGGACGGGCTCGTGCAACACGGTCTCGATCGACGCCGACGGCGTGAAGACCGGCTTCAACACCGACTACCGCGCCGCGATGGACTCGCTGGAAGACGCCATGGGGAAGACCGACGCCCCGGACGCTCCCAGCCCCCTCCTGGACAAGCAGGTGCTCCTGCTGGGCGCCGGCGGCGTGGCGCGGTCGATCGCGTTCGGCCTGACGCGTCGGGGGGCGAGCGTCACCATCACCAACCGCCACGACGAGCGCGCGGCGAAGCTGGCGGAGGAGGTCGGCTGCCGATCCGCCAACTGGGGGCTGCGCGCGACGCTCCTGGCGGACGTGATCGTGAACTGCACCCCCGTCGGGATGCACCCGGACGTCGACGACACGCCGCTGCCGCCGTCGGCCTTCCAGCGGTCCGGCACGGTCGTCTTCGACACGATCTACCACCCCGAAAACACGATGATGCTGAAGCTGGCCCGCGAGCGCAGGTGCACGACCCTGACGGGCGTGGACATGTTCGTGCGCCAGGCCGCCCTCCAGTTCAAGGTCTACACCGACCGGGACGCGCCGCTCGACGTGATGCGGGCCGCCCTGAAACGCAAGCTGGGGCCCCTGAAAGACGAATGA
- a CDS encoding shikimate kinase — protein sequence MSETNGRGLVLVGYRGTGKSTVGRLLAERTGRPFVDVDDEIVARAGRTIRAIFEESGEPAFRVIEEAVVRDLIAAYPGGILGTGGGTIVREANRRAIRGHGFVAWLRADVDELARRLEADTATRETRPSLTSKGAVAEIAEVLDFRTPFYEEVAHLVVDTVSRGPKEVADLILEHWSRAEGSQDSGEPRSCS from the coding sequence ATGAGCGAGACGAACGGACGAGGTCTGGTCCTGGTGGGCTATCGAGGCACGGGGAAGTCGACGGTCGGCCGGCTGCTGGCCGAGCGGACCGGGCGTCCCTTCGTGGACGTCGACGACGAGATCGTCGCCCGAGCGGGCCGGACGATCCGGGCCATCTTCGAGGAATCGGGCGAGCCCGCCTTCCGCGTGATCGAGGAAGCGGTCGTGCGCGACCTGATCGCCGCCTATCCCGGCGGCATCCTCGGGACGGGGGGAGGGACGATCGTCCGCGAGGCCAACCGCCGGGCGATCCGCGGCCACGGCTTCGTCGCCTGGCTCCGGGCCGACGTCGACGAACTGGCCCGACGCCTGGAAGCGGACACCGCCACCCGCGAGACCCGCCCCTCGCTGACCTCCAAGGGGGCTGTGGCCGAGATCGCCGAGGTGCTGGATTTTCGGACCCCGTTCTACGAGGAAGTCGCCCATCTCGTGGTCGACACCGTGAGCCGGGGACCGAAGGAGGTTGCGGACCTCATCCTGGAGCACTGGTCCCGCGCCGAGGGGTCGCAGGACTCGGGGGAGCCGCGCTCGTGTTCGTGA
- the mutL gene encoding DNA mismatch repair endonuclease MutL: MGVIQILPPSVVNQIAAGEVVERPSSVVKEMMENAIDAGAKRLEVSVERGGKDLIRIADDGQGIAAEDLLLAFQPHATSKLQTADDLHRVRTLGFRGEALAAIAEISKVRCQTRRADADEGSELQIEGGIAAPIKGCGGPVGTVMEVRNLFFNTPVRRTFLKSDSTEAGHVAETFARIALAHPQVQMTFRSGGKVVHDLPAVAGIRERVATFFGRELAESLLWVEGKLDQISLWGYVGHPSQSRSSTKSQYLFLGGRYVRDRSLSHALNEAYRGLLMVGRNPVAFLNLEIPAEEVDVNVHPTKIEVRFRDPQRIYSHLLSTLRQTFLSSDLHSRLQAVPAARPSSEAPHAASPSVAPSSGWSTAAPSAQPAPSIRPESPYGLESEFADRQAVASWFQPSHPPDERPQIPDSVGQVQPPEWSRTLPGRFDFADAGSFDEFSRPPVEAGSGLSSPSEPSPIPDPPRAERRVEPQAMSTGHAKAIQVHDSYLIAETNEGMMVIDQHALHERILYEELRKRVAEGRVESQGLLVPEPVHMAADEAAILLEHAGLLAELGLEVEGFGGDTVLVRSTPVMLSQIQPDQLVRDLAEHLSTQPLPPTRDGLVAELLHMVSCKAAVKAGQKLNADEIEALLARRELAADAHHCPHGRPTALIFTKSELEKQFGRI, from the coding sequence ATGGGCGTCATCCAGATTCTGCCGCCGTCGGTGGTGAACCAGATCGCCGCGGGCGAGGTCGTGGAGCGGCCCTCGTCGGTGGTGAAGGAGATGATGGAGAACGCGATCGACGCCGGGGCCAAGCGGCTCGAGGTCAGCGTCGAGCGCGGGGGGAAGGACCTGATCCGGATCGCCGACGACGGCCAGGGGATCGCCGCCGAGGATTTGCTGCTGGCCTTCCAGCCCCACGCCACGAGCAAGCTCCAGACCGCCGACGACCTGCACCGGGTCCGCACGCTGGGCTTCCGGGGCGAGGCGCTGGCGGCCATCGCCGAGATTTCCAAGGTCCGCTGCCAGACCCGTCGAGCCGACGCCGACGAAGGGTCCGAGCTTCAGATCGAAGGTGGGATCGCCGCGCCGATCAAGGGATGCGGCGGCCCGGTCGGGACCGTCATGGAGGTCCGCAACCTCTTCTTCAACACCCCCGTCCGGCGCACCTTCCTGAAGTCGGACTCGACCGAGGCGGGCCACGTCGCCGAGACCTTCGCGCGGATCGCCCTGGCGCATCCCCAGGTCCAGATGACGTTCCGATCAGGAGGGAAGGTCGTCCACGACCTCCCCGCCGTCGCCGGGATACGCGAGCGCGTCGCCACCTTCTTCGGCCGCGAGCTGGCCGAGTCGCTGCTCTGGGTCGAGGGCAAGCTGGATCAGATCAGCCTCTGGGGCTACGTCGGCCATCCCTCGCAAAGCCGGTCGAGCACCAAGAGCCAGTACCTGTTCCTCGGCGGTCGCTACGTCCGCGACCGCAGCCTCAGCCACGCGCTCAACGAGGCGTATCGCGGCCTGCTCATGGTCGGACGCAACCCGGTGGCCTTCCTCAACCTGGAGATCCCGGCCGAAGAGGTCGACGTCAACGTCCACCCGACCAAGATCGAGGTCCGGTTCCGCGACCCCCAGCGCATCTACAGCCACCTCCTCTCCACGCTGCGCCAGACCTTCCTGTCCAGCGACCTCCACAGCCGTCTCCAGGCGGTCCCCGCCGCGAGGCCGTCGTCGGAAGCTCCGCATGCGGCCTCGCCTTCCGTCGCCCCTTCGTCGGGATGGTCGACCGCAGCGCCGTCGGCCCAACCGGCCCCATCGATCCGCCCCGAGTCGCCGTACGGCCTGGAATCCGAGTTCGCCGACCGTCAGGCCGTGGCGTCCTGGTTCCAGCCGTCCCATCCCCCGGACGAACGACCGCAGATCCCGGACTCGGTCGGCCAGGTGCAGCCTCCAGAATGGTCCCGGACGCTCCCCGGTCGCTTCGACTTCGCGGACGCGGGCTCGTTCGACGAGTTCTCAAGGCCGCCCGTCGAGGCCGGGTCGGGGCTGTCATCTCCTTCGGAACCATCGCCGATCCCCGATCCGCCCCGGGCTGAACGCCGCGTCGAGCCCCAGGCCATGTCGACCGGTCATGCCAAGGCGATCCAGGTCCATGACAGCTACCTGATCGCCGAGACGAACGAAGGCATGATGGTCATCGACCAGCACGCGCTCCACGAGCGGATCCTGTACGAGGAGCTTCGCAAGCGGGTGGCCGAGGGGAGGGTGGAGTCGCAGGGCTTGCTGGTCCCCGAGCCCGTCCACATGGCGGCCGACGAGGCCGCGATCCTGCTGGAACACGCCGGGCTGCTCGCCGAGCTGGGCCTTGAAGTCGAGGGTTTCGGGGGCGACACGGTGCTGGTCCGGAGCACCCCCGTGATGCTGTCGCAGATCCAGCCCGACCAGCTGGTCCGCGACCTGGCCGAGCACCTCTCGACCCAGCCCCTGCCGCCGACCCGCGACGGACTGGTCGCTGAGCTGCTCCACATGGTCTCGTGCAAGGCGGCCGTCAAGGCGGGCCAGAAGCTGAACGCGGACGAGATCGAGGCGCTCCTCGCGCGACGGGAGCTGGCCGCCGACGCGCACCACTGCCCCCACGGCCGCCCCACGGCCCTGATCTTCACCAAGAGCGAGCTGGAGAAGCAGTTCGGACGAATCTGA
- the hisH gene encoding imidazole glycerol phosphate synthase subunit HisH yields the protein MIVIIDYGMGNLRSVQKAFEAVGSAAEIATDPERIRQASHVVLPGVGAFADAMSELRRTGMDQAFTEAVRAGKPCLGVCLGLQLLFTTSEEDGEYAGLDLIPGRVVRFAPRPGLKIPHMGWNTLEIRRPIPLLEGVGPEPSVYFVHSYHAVAEDPRDVAAVSDYPDPFPAVVNRDNLTACQFHPEKSQHVGLAMYANFAEA from the coding sequence ATGATCGTCATCATCGACTATGGGATGGGCAATCTGAGGAGCGTGCAGAAGGCGTTCGAAGCGGTCGGCAGCGCCGCCGAGATCGCGACCGACCCGGAGCGGATCCGCCAGGCGTCGCACGTCGTCCTGCCCGGCGTCGGGGCCTTCGCCGACGCGATGAGCGAACTGCGCCGGACGGGCATGGACCAGGCGTTCACCGAGGCCGTCCGCGCCGGAAAGCCCTGCCTGGGCGTCTGCCTGGGCCTCCAGCTCCTGTTCACCACGAGTGAGGAAGACGGCGAATACGCCGGGCTGGACCTGATCCCCGGGCGCGTCGTCCGGTTCGCCCCGCGTCCGGGCCTCAAGATCCCCCACATGGGCTGGAACACCCTCGAAATCCGCAGGCCGATCCCGCTCCTGGAAGGGGTCGGTCCCGAGCCTTCGGTCTACTTCGTCCACTCCTACCACGCCGTCGCCGAGGACCCGCGCGACGTTGCCGCGGTCTCCGACTACCCGGACCCGTTCCCGGCCGTCGTCAACCGCGACAACCTCACCGCCTGCCAGTTCCACCCCGAAAAGAGCCAGCACGTCGGCCTGGCGATGTACGCCAACTTCGCAGAAGCCTGA
- the hisA gene encoding 1-(5-phosphoribosyl)-5-[(5-phosphoribosylamino)methylideneamino]imidazole-4-carboxamide isomerase: MQVIPAIDLRGGLCVRLQQGDYDRETVFGDDPAAMAGRWVAEGATRIHLVDLDGAKSGKPVNVEAVKAVLGSVKVPCQLGGGVRDEHTIATWLDAGLERVIVGTQALRDPSWFRSMAEKYPGRLVLGLDARDGMVATDGWLETSNIAAAVMAEQFDDLPLAAIVYTDIARDGTLEGPNLDATAAICRHVKTPVIASGGVGALADVERLATLPVVGCIVGRALYEGKFSLADAVERAERASSRS; this comes from the coding sequence ATGCAAGTGATTCCGGCCATCGACCTGCGGGGCGGCCTTTGCGTCCGCCTCCAGCAGGGGGATTACGACCGCGAAACCGTTTTCGGGGACGATCCCGCGGCGATGGCCGGTCGATGGGTTGCGGAGGGTGCGACGCGGATCCACCTCGTCGACCTCGACGGCGCGAAGTCCGGCAAGCCGGTCAACGTGGAAGCCGTCAAGGCGGTGCTGGGTTCCGTGAAGGTCCCCTGTCAACTGGGGGGAGGCGTGCGGGATGAGCACACCATCGCGACCTGGCTCGACGCCGGTCTCGAACGGGTGATCGTCGGCACGCAGGCGCTCCGCGACCCGTCCTGGTTCCGGTCGATGGCCGAGAAGTATCCGGGCCGGCTGGTCCTGGGTCTCGACGCGCGTGACGGGATGGTCGCGACGGACGGCTGGCTGGAGACGTCGAACATCGCCGCGGCCGTGATGGCCGAGCAGTTCGACGACCTGCCGCTGGCGGCGATCGTCTACACCGACATCGCGCGGGACGGCACCCTGGAAGGCCCCAATCTCGACGCGACGGCGGCGATCTGCCGCCACGTCAAGACCCCGGTGATCGCTTCCGGTGGTGTCGGAGCACTGGCCGACGTCGAGCGTCTGGCGACCCTCCCGGTCGTCGGCTGCATCGTCGGGCGGGCTCTGTACGAGGGCAAGTTCTCCCTGGCTGACGCCGTGGAACGCGCGGAGCGGGCTTCGTCCCGCTCCTGA
- a CDS encoding lipopolysaccharide assembly protein LapA domain-containing protein encodes MMAYQYKRRRPSIIRNFWVYRWLIGTAVLLGLMLWFIWVNHAEVTVSFPFGLGAYESSLGVVILLSALCGSLLTFLGMTVFFALRKMRGHHGPADPAERREIDDDRPPPDYASKTDDGFPNSGW; translated from the coding sequence ATGATGGCATACCAGTACAAGCGGCGGCGGCCGTCGATCATCCGCAATTTCTGGGTCTATCGTTGGCTGATCGGGACGGCCGTCCTGCTAGGCCTGATGCTCTGGTTCATCTGGGTCAACCACGCGGAGGTGACCGTCTCCTTCCCGTTCGGCCTTGGCGCCTACGAGAGCAGCCTGGGGGTGGTCATCCTCCTGAGTGCACTCTGCGGGTCACTCCTGACCTTCCTGGGCATGACCGTTTTCTTCGCCTTGCGGAAGATGCGCGGCCATCACGGCCCTGCGGATCCCGCCGAGAGGCGCGAAATTGACGACGATCGGCCCCCGCCGGACTACGCCTCGAAAACCGACGACGGGTTTCCCAATTCCGGATGGTGA
- a CDS encoding prepilin peptidase codes for MFVSWPLLAFLGFGVFCVGTVVGSFLNVCIYRIPWQKSVIWPASHCPRCFGAISASDNIPIIGWLALRGECRMCGLPISARYPLIEALVGLLFLGLFGVDVLLAPRDAFGQIPVSSLATLGYHALLVALLVAATFIDYDLLIIPDEVTVTGMVLGLGLGAAMPWVRPDPSTASTFLGGLGVGVVGLLVGSGLTAGVRSSFSFLLRREAMGFGDVTLMAMIGAFLGWQAAVLTFFLFPFFGLAHALWKLTKYLGKRLAGLESSSADREIPAGPYLSMAAVFLLFSWPWLWPNWAEGLFDMLHAIFWWMLGVNVGPLR; via the coding sequence GTGTTCGTGAGCTGGCCGCTCCTGGCGTTTTTGGGGTTCGGCGTCTTCTGCGTGGGCACGGTCGTCGGCAGCTTCCTGAACGTCTGCATCTACCGCATCCCCTGGCAGAAGAGCGTGATCTGGCCGGCCTCGCACTGCCCCCGCTGCTTCGGCGCGATCTCGGCCTCCGACAACATTCCGATCATCGGCTGGCTGGCCCTCCGGGGCGAGTGCCGGATGTGCGGCCTGCCGATCTCGGCGCGCTACCCGCTGATCGAGGCCCTGGTCGGCTTGCTGTTTCTGGGCCTCTTCGGCGTGGACGTCCTCCTCGCCCCCCGCGACGCCTTCGGCCAGATCCCCGTCTCCTCGCTGGCGACGCTCGGCTATCACGCGCTCCTCGTCGCCCTGCTGGTCGCGGCGACCTTCATCGATTACGACCTGCTCATCATCCCGGACGAGGTAACGGTCACCGGGATGGTGCTCGGCCTGGGCCTGGGGGCGGCCATGCCCTGGGTCCGACCCGACCCCTCGACCGCCTCGACCTTCCTGGGAGGGCTGGGAGTGGGGGTGGTCGGCCTGCTCGTCGGCTCGGGCCTGACCGCCGGGGTCCGGTCGAGCTTCTCCTTCTTGCTGCGCCGGGAGGCGATGGGGTTCGGCGACGTCACGCTGATGGCGATGATCGGCGCGTTCCTGGGCTGGCAGGCGGCCGTGCTGACCTTCTTCCTCTTCCCGTTCTTCGGCCTGGCCCACGCCCTCTGGAAGTTGACGAAATATCTCGGGAAACGGCTGGCCGGCCTCGAATCCTCGAGCGCGGATCGCGAAATACCGGCGGGGCCCTACCTGAGCATGGCCGCCGTCTTCCTCCTGTTCTCCTGGCCCTGGCTCTGGCCGAACTGGGCGGAGGGGCTGTTCGACATGCTCCACGCGATCTTCTGGTGGATGCTCGGCGTCAACGTCGGCCCGCTTCGGTAG
- the fusA gene encoding elongation factor G yields the protein MTTAYHVADIRNIALAGHGASGKTSLADALLFTAGAITRKGSVDEGTSTLDYDEEEKRRHFTIDCNLGHLVWNDKQVHLLDSPGYPDFIGNALSALAAAENVVLAVSGPAGIEVNTRRLFHEARKMGLGRFIAVTKMDADNVDYRSDLEAIRETFGPACVPFNVPIGQGPSFAGLVDVLQSHDEDPAECPVPPTEAYQMVVEQIVESDEALMNRYLEGEEIGVEELRKAAHDAIAAGKLVPVLCVCTKKDLGLKELLDLLTTCGLSPEDVHRFGTRGDEADATEEEILPVEDGTLVAQVFKTSNDQFMGKLSFLRILAGKITPDTTLVNLRSGKTAKAGHVYVVQGKAQEEVPEAIAGDLVAIAKFEDLHVSDTVSNIGGNTSVARLQASPIHFPAPMVPRAVVPKAREDEAKISAGLTKIADEDPTFTVRRDAQTHELVISGMSDLHLDVIQQRLKNRYKLEMSTHIPHVPYLETISAPAEADHRHKKQTGGRGQFAEVHLRVRPVERGQGFVFTDAVKGGVIPNQYIPAVEKGVRERLDKGVISGNQVVDVEVEVYFGKDHPVDSSEQAFKTAAAYAFRKAFEKAYPVLLEPIVAVEVTSPSTFFGDLSADMSTRRGHILGMEAQAGGLQSIQAVVPLAEMLSYASTLKSMTSGQGSFTMEMRGYEPVPPNVQQQIVDRYQKSRTGVEEE from the coding sequence ATGACCACGGCCTATCACGTCGCCGACATCCGCAACATCGCCCTGGCTGGACATGGGGCGTCCGGCAAGACGAGTCTCGCCGACGCCCTTCTCTTCACCGCGGGCGCCATCACGCGCAAGGGATCGGTCGACGAGGGGACCAGCACGCTGGACTACGACGAGGAGGAGAAGCGTCGGCATTTCACGATCGACTGCAACCTCGGCCACCTGGTCTGGAACGACAAGCAGGTCCACCTGCTGGACTCTCCCGGCTATCCCGACTTCATCGGCAACGCCCTGAGCGCCCTGGCCGCCGCCGAGAACGTGGTCCTGGCCGTCTCGGGCCCGGCCGGGATCGAGGTCAACACCCGTCGGTTGTTCCATGAGGCCCGGAAGATGGGGCTCGGCCGGTTCATCGCCGTCACCAAGATGGACGCCGACAACGTCGACTACCGCTCCGACCTGGAGGCGATCCGCGAGACGTTCGGCCCCGCCTGCGTCCCGTTCAACGTGCCGATCGGCCAGGGGCCGTCGTTCGCCGGCCTCGTCGACGTCCTCCAGTCGCACGACGAGGACCCGGCCGAGTGCCCGGTCCCCCCCACGGAAGCCTACCAGATGGTGGTGGAGCAGATCGTCGAGAGCGACGAGGCTCTCATGAACCGCTACCTGGAAGGGGAGGAGATCGGCGTCGAGGAGCTGCGCAAGGCGGCGCACGACGCGATCGCGGCGGGCAAGCTCGTCCCGGTCCTCTGCGTCTGCACCAAGAAGGATCTCGGCCTCAAGGAGCTGCTCGACCTGCTGACGACCTGCGGCCTGAGCCCCGAGGACGTCCACCGCTTCGGGACCCGGGGCGACGAGGCCGACGCGACCGAGGAGGAGATCCTCCCCGTCGAGGACGGGACGCTCGTGGCCCAGGTCTTCAAGACGTCCAACGACCAGTTCATGGGCAAGCTCAGCTTCCTCCGCATCCTCGCGGGGAAGATCACGCCCGACACGACGCTGGTGAACCTGCGGAGCGGCAAGACCGCCAAGGCCGGGCACGTCTACGTCGTCCAGGGCAAGGCGCAGGAAGAGGTCCCCGAGGCCATCGCCGGCGATCTCGTGGCGATCGCCAAGTTCGAGGACCTTCACGTGTCGGACACCGTGAGCAACATCGGCGGCAACACCTCCGTCGCCAGGCTCCAGGCGTCCCCGATCCACTTCCCCGCCCCCATGGTCCCTCGCGCGGTGGTGCCCAAGGCCCGCGAGGACGAGGCCAAGATTTCGGCCGGCCTGACCAAGATCGCCGACGAGGACCCGACTTTCACGGTCCGTCGCGACGCCCAGACCCACGAACTGGTCATCTCGGGGATGAGCGACCTGCACCTCGACGTCATCCAGCAGCGGCTCAAGAATCGCTACAAGCTGGAGATGTCGACGCACATTCCGCACGTCCCCTACCTGGAGACCATCTCCGCCCCGGCCGAGGCCGACCATCGCCACAAGAAGCAGACCGGCGGGCGAGGCCAGTTCGCCGAGGTCCACCTGCGGGTGCGCCCCGTCGAACGCGGCCAGGGCTTCGTCTTCACCGACGCGGTCAAGGGGGGCGTGATCCCCAACCAGTACATCCCGGCCGTCGAGAAGGGCGTCCGGGAGCGGCTCGACAAGGGCGTGATCTCGGGCAATCAGGTCGTCGACGTGGAGGTGGAGGTCTACTTCGGCAAGGACCACCCGGTCGACAGCTCGGAGCAGGCGTTCAAGACGGCCGCCGCCTATGCTTTCCGCAAGGCGTTCGAGAAGGCCTACCCCGTACTCCTGGAGCCCATCGTCGCGGTCGAGGTCACCTCGCCCTCGACCTTCTTCGGCGACCTCTCCGCGGACATGTCGACCCGTCGCGGGCACATCCTCGGGATGGAGGCCCAGGCGGGCGGCCTGCAATCGATCCAGGCCGTGGTGCCGCTGGCGGAGATGCTCTCCTATGCTTCCACGCTCAAGAGCATGACGTCGGGCCAGGGCTCGTTCACGATGGAGATGCGCGGCTACGAGCCGGTCCCGCCCAACGTCCAGCAACAGATCGTTGATCGCTATCAGAAGTCCCGGACGGGCGTCGAGGAGGAGTGA
- a CDS encoding S53 family peptidase — protein MGNHVRRRRLRPAIESLDPRSLPSGFTPAEIGAVYGLSSITLTSPTGETVRGDGTGQTIAIVGAYHNPNLLSDLKVFNEAFGLPDAQVTVVNLGGDATNATWASESAMDVQWAHALAPGASILMVEAASDSADDVLAAVDVARTAPGVVAVSMSFGFTETAGQHAYDDQFTTPPGHAGITFISASGDHGAEGGAMYPASSPNVLGVGGTSLILDATGTVQSETVWARSGSGPGRFSSQPGYQRSFTPSPRRSTPDVAFLGDPSTGVRVFHTPPGESQGSWRVLAGTSLGAPAWGAILAIVAQGRALNGQGSLDGPSQTLPMLYALADTGFRHVTTPGASGAAAGLGVPDARALIPAMIGKRTTGDAPQEAEAPRTPVETMPATVADRPAIRRTPPFRRRPAVAPRPVRTPIRHPRIIRQSLPARRVGIGS, from the coding sequence ATGGGGAACCACGTGCGTCGGCGGCGGCTGCGCCCGGCGATCGAGAGCCTCGATCCCCGCAGCCTGCCGTCGGGCTTCACCCCGGCGGAGATCGGGGCCGTCTATGGGCTGTCGTCCATCACCCTGACCTCGCCGACGGGTGAGACGGTTCGGGGGGACGGGACCGGGCAGACGATCGCCATCGTCGGGGCCTATCACAATCCCAACCTGCTCTCCGACTTGAAGGTCTTCAACGAAGCGTTCGGCCTGCCCGACGCCCAGGTGACGGTCGTGAATCTCGGCGGCGACGCCACCAACGCGACCTGGGCGTCGGAGTCGGCGATGGACGTCCAGTGGGCGCACGCCCTCGCCCCCGGGGCGTCGATCCTCATGGTCGAGGCCGCGTCCGATTCGGCCGACGACGTCCTGGCTGCGGTCGACGTTGCGCGGACGGCGCCCGGCGTCGTCGCCGTCTCGATGAGCTTCGGCTTCACCGAGACGGCCGGCCAGCACGCCTACGACGACCAGTTCACGACCCCCCCGGGCCATGCCGGGATCACCTTCATCTCGGCCAGCGGCGACCACGGGGCCGAGGGGGGGGCGATGTACCCCGCCAGTTCGCCCAACGTGCTGGGCGTCGGCGGGACGTCCCTGATCCTCGACGCGACGGGAACGGTGCAGTCGGAGACGGTCTGGGCCCGGAGCGGCTCCGGTCCTGGCCGGTTCTCCTCTCAGCCGGGCTATCAGCGGTCGTTCACGCCTTCACCTCGACGGAGCACTCCCGACGTCGCCTTCCTGGGCGACCCCTCGACGGGCGTGCGCGTCTTCCACACGCCTCCTGGTGAATCCCAGGGCTCCTGGCGGGTCCTCGCCGGGACGAGCCTGGGGGCTCCGGCCTGGGGGGCGATCCTGGCGATCGTCGCGCAGGGGAGGGCCCTGAACGGCCAGGGGAGCCTCGACGGGCCGTCCCAGACGCTGCCGATGCTCTACGCACTCGCCGACACGGGCTTCCGCCACGTGACGACTCCGGGGGCCTCCGGGGCCGCCGCCGGGCTCGGCGTCCCCGACGCGCGGGCCCTCATCCCGGCGATGATCGGCAAGAGGACGACTGGCGACGCGCCCCAGGAAGCGGAAGCGCCGCGGACGCCCGTCGAGACGATGCCGGCGACCGTGGCGGATCGGCCGGCTATCCGCCGGACTCCCCCGTTCCGACGCCGACCGGCCGTCGCGCCAAGGCCGGTTCGCACGCCGATTCGCCATCCCCGGATCATCCGCCAGTCCCTCCCGGCGCGTCGAGTCGGGATCGGCTCCTGA